One window of the Chryseotalea sp. WA131a genome contains the following:
- the aroC gene encoding chorismate synthase, with the protein MGNSYGTLFKISTFGESHGLAIGVVIDGCPAGLAIDEAFIQTELSRRKPGQSKITTQRKEEDTFKILSGVFEGKSTGAPIAIVIENQDQRSKDYSHIENTFRPSHADFTYQEKYGIRDHRGGGRSSARETAARVAAGAIAKLLLKQYSIEINAFVSQVGELKAPHYSLLDFSKTEDNIVRCPDPAMAEKMIALIDQVRLDRDTIGGIVTCVIKNTPVGLGEPVFDKLHAELGKAMLSINAVKGFEYGSGFEGVQLRGSQHNDEFYNDQGKIRTKTNHSGGVQGGISNGEDIYFNVAFKPVATIMQDQQTVDKEGNDATVSGKGRHDPCVVPRAVPIVEAMAALVLVDFLLRNQVSKI; encoded by the coding sequence ATGGGCAATTCATATGGTACTCTTTTTAAGATTTCAACATTTGGCGAAAGCCACGGCTTAGCCATTGGTGTGGTGATTGATGGTTGCCCAGCTGGCTTAGCAATAGACGAAGCATTTATTCAAACCGAATTGAGCAGACGCAAGCCAGGCCAATCAAAAATAACTACTCAGCGAAAGGAAGAAGACACATTTAAAATCCTTTCTGGTGTGTTTGAAGGGAAAAGCACAGGTGCACCCATTGCCATTGTGATTGAAAACCAAGATCAACGAAGCAAAGATTATAGTCACATTGAAAATACGTTTCGCCCGTCTCATGCTGACTTTACTTATCAAGAGAAGTATGGAATTCGCGATCATCGAGGCGGTGGCAGGAGTTCGGCCAGAGAGACCGCTGCACGAGTGGCAGCCGGGGCAATTGCTAAGTTGTTGTTGAAGCAGTATTCAATTGAGATTAATGCGTTTGTCTCGCAAGTCGGTGAATTGAAGGCACCACATTATTCTTTACTTGATTTTTCTAAAACCGAAGACAATATTGTCCGTTGCCCAGATCCCGCTATGGCGGAAAAAATGATTGCGTTGATAGATCAAGTTCGGTTAGACCGAGATACTATCGGTGGGATTGTTACCTGTGTTATCAAAAACACGCCTGTTGGCTTGGGCGAACCCGTGTTTGATAAACTTCATGCCGAATTAGGCAAGGCCATGTTGAGTATTAACGCAGTGAAAGGGTTTGAATATGGCAGTGGGTTTGAAGGCGTGCAGCTTCGCGGCTCCCAGCACAACGATGAGTTTTACAATGATCAGGGAAAAATAAGAACCAAGACAAACCATTCTGGTGGCGTGCAAGGCGGCATTAGCAATGGAGAAGATATTTATTTTAATGTAGCGTTTAAGCCCGTGGCTACCATTATGCAGGATCAACAAACCGTTGACAAGGAAGGTAACGATGCTACGGTTTCGGGCAAAGGAAGACACGACCCCTGTGTGGTGCCGCGCGCTGTGCCCATTGTGGAGGCCATGGCAGCGTTGGTGTTGGTCGATTTCTTGTTGAGAAACCAAGTCTCTAAAATTTAG
- a CDS encoding DUF1016 family protein produces MSSKVFKKDNLVSDVIQIVHQSRNFAYSAVNFSMVVAYWKIGERIVIEEQKGNVRAVYGQELLAKLADQLTKKLGKGYTENNLRYMRQFYLAFPIRHALRDESSSAKSSSPIRHPLRDESTNWCKAVAKVIRPELTWTHYRLLLKVENKRARQYYMDESATQNWSTRTLERQINTFTYERILSSKNKKKVKSATDKNAELPNELDFIKDPYILEFLQVKPNVDLFESTLEKLIIDNIQQFLLELGKGFSFIARQKRISAEDDHFYVDLVFYNYILKCFVLIDLKIGKLTHQDIGQMDLYVRYFEEEVKQSTDNPTIGIILCSEKNETIVKYSILKENKRLFASKYKLYLPTEAELKRELRLEIKKYKESIRLSKRH; encoded by the coding sequence ATGAGTTCTAAAGTTTTTAAAAAAGATAACCTTGTAAGCGATGTTATTCAAATCGTGCATCAATCGAGAAATTTTGCTTACAGCGCAGTTAACTTTTCGATGGTGGTCGCTTATTGGAAAATCGGAGAGCGAATTGTGATTGAAGAACAAAAAGGCAACGTACGTGCAGTGTATGGGCAAGAGTTGTTGGCCAAATTGGCTGACCAGCTTACCAAAAAATTGGGGAAAGGTTATACCGAAAATAACCTTCGGTACATGCGTCAATTCTATCTTGCGTTTCCGATTCGTCACGCACTGCGTGACGAATCTTCTTCGGCAAAATCTTCTTCCCCAATTCGCCACCCACTGCGTGACGAATCTACTAATTGGTGCAAAGCGGTAGCCAAAGTTATTCGGCCAGAATTGACTTGGACGCACTATCGATTACTGTTAAAAGTTGAAAACAAAAGGGCTCGTCAATATTATATGGACGAGAGCGCCACTCAAAATTGGAGTACCCGAACACTAGAGAGGCAAATTAATACATTCACGTACGAGCGGATACTGTCTTCTAAGAATAAGAAAAAAGTAAAATCAGCTACCGATAAAAATGCAGAACTACCAAACGAACTTGATTTTATAAAAGACCCATACATACTTGAATTCTTACAAGTAAAGCCAAACGTAGATTTATTTGAAAGCACGCTGGAGAAGCTAATCATTGATAACATTCAGCAATTTTTGCTCGAGTTGGGAAAGGGTTTTTCTTTCATAGCACGGCAAAAACGTATTTCTGCTGAAGATGATCATTTTTATGTAGACCTAGTCTTTTACAATTACATACTAAAATGCTTTGTATTAATTGACTTAAAAATTGGAAAGCTTACCCACCAAGACATTGGTCAGATGGATTTGTATGTTCGCTACTTTGAAGAAGAAGTAAAACAATCAACGGACAACCCCACCATCGGAATCATTCTCTGTTCAGAGAAAAATGAAACGATTGTCAAGTACTCCATTCTAAAAGAAAACAAACGATTATTTGCCTCTAAATACAAATTATATTTACCTACGGAGGCAGAGTTAAAACGAGAGCTGCGGCTAGAAATCAAAAAATATAAAGAAAGCATTCGCTTATCAAAACGACATTGA
- a CDS encoding BatD family protein — protein sequence MCKSLFCLFILFGFFAGQSQNVQIQLGPEEIGENQAWTITIIVNNDRLRSYDNFPDIDGFHKRGTSSSSQTSIINGQMSSSQSIIMTYVPTKQGIVNVPPFKMKVNDQLYNVNGRRVKVGPPVQVQQNDPFRSLFDRDPADDFFNRGTPEFVDVKEEAQLALTVSSDEVYVGEGFTATLSFLVAENNRAPMQFHDLGKQLADILKKIKPATCWEENFNIESIEGESITINGKNYTQYKIYQAAFYPLNAQPVVFPSVGLEMIKFKVAKNPSFFGQNRQEDFKTFYSKPRTVKVKDLPPHPLRDQVAVGQYQLQERIGTNEMETGQSVVYDFNIYGEGNISSIEKPKVENNQSFDFYEPNVKQSINRDNGRVTGTKSFSYFMIPKEPGTFAMKDYFKWVFFNPKTKKYDTLQSNQTVNVIGESQKNQSIESNDLGSFYDRADATDNQLKSMATTNWIKIAINIFIGLMLLAAAYLVFKK from the coding sequence ATGTGTAAAAGCCTATTTTGCCTCTTTATTCTTTTTGGATTTTTTGCCGGCCAAAGTCAAAATGTGCAAATTCAATTAGGCCCCGAGGAAATTGGGGAGAACCAGGCGTGGACTATTACCATTATTGTAAACAACGATCGACTTCGGAGCTATGATAACTTTCCGGATATTGACGGTTTCCATAAGCGGGGCACTTCTTCCTCCTCGCAAACCAGCATTATTAACGGCCAGATGAGTTCTTCGCAAAGTATTATCATGACGTACGTGCCTACTAAACAAGGTATTGTGAACGTGCCACCCTTCAAAATGAAGGTGAACGACCAACTCTATAATGTAAATGGAAGGCGAGTGAAAGTGGGACCACCGGTGCAAGTTCAGCAAAATGATCCCTTTCGGAGTTTGTTTGATCGCGACCCTGCGGATGATTTTTTTAATAGGGGCACGCCCGAATTTGTGGATGTAAAAGAAGAAGCCCAACTGGCATTAACGGTAAGCAGCGATGAGGTGTATGTGGGCGAAGGGTTTACGGCTACACTTTCTTTTTTGGTGGCAGAAAACAACAGAGCACCTATGCAGTTTCACGATTTGGGCAAACAGTTGGCTGATATTTTGAAGAAGATAAAACCAGCCACTTGCTGGGAAGAAAATTTTAACATCGAAAGTATCGAAGGAGAGTCCATCACGATCAACGGTAAAAACTACACACAATACAAAATTTATCAAGCCGCTTTCTACCCACTGAACGCCCAGCCGGTGGTTTTTCCGAGCGTAGGTTTAGAGATGATCAAATTTAAGGTGGCGAAAAACCCTTCCTTCTTTGGGCAAAATCGGCAAGAAGATTTTAAAACATTTTACTCAAAGCCACGCACTGTAAAGGTGAAGGACCTCCCTCCGCACCCCCTCCGCGACCAAGTGGCCGTGGGGCAATATCAGTTGCAAGAGCGAATTGGCACCAACGAAATGGAAACGGGGCAGAGTGTGGTGTACGATTTCAATATTTATGGCGAGGGAAATATTTCGAGTATCGAAAAACCAAAAGTGGAGAACAACCAAAGCTTTGATTTTTATGAACCCAATGTAAAGCAAAGTATCAATCGCGATAATGGCCGTGTAACCGGCACAAAATCGTTCAGTTACTTTATGATCCCCAAAGAGCCGGGCACATTTGCCATGAAGGATTATTTCAAATGGGTATTTTTCAACCCTAAAACCAAAAAGTATGACACCCTGCAATCTAATCAGACAGTGAACGTGATTGGTGAAAGTCAAAAAAATCAATCCATCGAAAGCAACGACTTGGGTTCATTCTATGATCGAGCCGATGCAACAGACAATCAGTTGAAGTCGATGGCTACTACTAATTGGATCAAAATCGCGATCAATATCTTTATTGGCCTCATGCTACTTGCTGCTGCTTATTTAGTATTCAAAAAGTAA
- a CDS encoding ZIP family metal transporter, with protein MTSSIIILFFVALSAGAVAFYIPKINTGTYKLWLVFAGSYLFSITIVHIFPDLFSQTAQPALLGVCVLIGFFLQQGLEFLSSGVEHGHIHVHEQKHHQELSAIWVLVALCVHAFLEGGMLAHGQSGHHHHTSNTLLWGILLHKAPEAFALMSVLICDVKSKTKAILMLVIFSAASPVGLFLSNYLVVNEIMSSQAFMILFAVVTGNFLHISTTIVFESSADHKFNAKKMGIAVLAAGIAIATELLF; from the coding sequence ATGACCTCCTCAATTATAATTTTGTTTTTCGTTGCCCTCAGTGCGGGAGCGGTTGCCTTCTACATTCCTAAAATAAATACTGGCACTTATAAACTGTGGCTTGTTTTCGCAGGCTCTTATTTATTCTCCATCACCATCGTCCATATTTTTCCTGATTTGTTTTCACAAACAGCGCAGCCTGCCTTGCTCGGTGTTTGCGTATTGATTGGTTTTTTCTTGCAGCAAGGGTTAGAGTTTCTATCATCTGGTGTGGAGCATGGGCACATCCATGTGCATGAACAAAAGCATCATCAAGAGCTATCGGCCATTTGGGTATTGGTAGCCTTGTGCGTTCATGCTTTTTTAGAAGGGGGCATGTTGGCCCATGGGCAGTCTGGTCATCACCACCATACCAGCAACACATTGCTTTGGGGTATTTTGCTGCACAAGGCACCTGAAGCATTTGCCTTGATGTCGGTATTGATTTGTGATGTGAAGAGTAAAACGAAAGCGATACTGATGTTGGTGATTTTTTCTGCGGCTTCACCAGTAGGTTTATTTCTATCCAATTATTTAGTGGTAAACGAAATCATGTCATCTCAAGCATTCATGATTCTGTTTGCTGTTGTCACGGGAAATTTCTTGCACATCTCCACTACTATTGTTTTTGAAAGCAGTGCCGACCATAAGTTTAACGCCAAGAAAATGGGCATTGCGGTATTGGCGGCAGGTATTGCCATCGCTACCGAATTACTTTTTTAA
- a CDS encoding S9 family peptidase, whose protein sequence is MRIMLFCLGLFASLASLSQRAITPSDIYRLKSVSDPQVSTDGKWIAYVLSTPDSAKDKSDADVWMVSWDGAESIKLTASKESESRPRWSPDGKFLTFLSSRYETKSSQLWRMDRRGGEAEKLTDLKYSIDDYVWSPDAKKIVLVIQDQESSEEAEKKKSAKPILIDRYHFKSDAGGYLERKRSHLYLFDVETKKLDTLTKGDFDEGNPVWSPDGKKIAFVSNRSADPDRNGNTDIWVMEAKKSAPLKQLTTWQDADNSPAWSPDGKFIAYLKSQTPEYDIYDQGQLALVSADGGVPKILNPKLDRNISAPRWSSDSKSICVIVDDDRRSYLSTFDLDGNMKKLTADDRTFGGLQRASTNNWVALSSDPHTPNEIYAIENETIRRITHVHDDFLKPLALASVEGFSSKSKDGTVVNSLFFWPANQPKDKKLPLLLWIHGGPTAQDDFGFDLTPQIFAAQGYAVATVNYRGSSGRGLAFSKAIFADWGNKEVMDLIGAVNHLISIGKVDETKLGIGGWSYGGILTDYVTATDPRFKAAASGAGSALQLSMYGSDQYIAQYESELGVPWKNMDKWMKVSYPFLNVEKIKAPTLYMVGEKDFNVPAAGSEQMYQALKSLGVPTQFVVYPGQHHGISVPSYQKDRLVRYLDWYGRYLKKEEMKEKLPTKK, encoded by the coding sequence ATGAGAATAATGTTGTTTTGCCTTGGTCTTTTTGCGTCTCTTGCTTCACTGTCGCAGCGGGCCATCACTCCTTCTGACATATATCGGTTAAAATCCGTTAGTGATCCACAAGTATCGACTGATGGAAAATGGATAGCCTATGTGCTTTCCACTCCCGACTCTGCAAAAGATAAATCAGATGCCGATGTGTGGATGGTAAGCTGGGATGGAGCCGAATCGATTAAACTCACGGCAAGCAAAGAAAGCGAAAGCCGTCCACGATGGTCGCCCGATGGAAAATTTTTGACTTTTCTTTCATCGCGTTACGAAACCAAGTCATCGCAACTTTGGCGAATGGATAGGCGCGGTGGGGAAGCTGAAAAATTAACTGACTTGAAATATAGTATTGACGATTATGTCTGGAGCCCCGATGCCAAAAAGATAGTGTTGGTTATTCAAGATCAAGAATCGAGCGAGGAAGCGGAAAAGAAAAAATCAGCAAAACCAATTTTGATTGATCGGTATCACTTCAAATCGGATGCTGGAGGCTACTTGGAGCGAAAGCGCTCACACCTATATTTATTTGATGTAGAGACTAAAAAATTAGATACCCTCACGAAGGGTGACTTTGATGAAGGTAACCCCGTATGGTCTCCTGATGGTAAAAAAATCGCCTTCGTTAGCAACCGAAGTGCAGACCCCGATCGAAACGGAAATACTGACATCTGGGTGATGGAAGCGAAAAAAAGTGCTCCGTTAAAACAACTTACTACTTGGCAAGATGCCGACAATAGCCCTGCTTGGAGCCCGGACGGAAAATTTATCGCCTATCTCAAATCGCAAACACCTGAATACGATATCTACGATCAAGGCCAACTCGCATTGGTTTCTGCTGATGGCGGAGTTCCTAAAATCTTAAACCCGAAACTGGATCGAAATATATCGGCCCCTCGATGGAGTAGCGATAGTAAATCAATTTGTGTAATTGTAGATGACGACCGCAGGTCATACCTATCGACATTCGATTTGGATGGCAACATGAAAAAATTAACTGCGGATGATCGCACGTTTGGTGGCCTGCAGCGAGCTTCAACCAATAATTGGGTTGCGCTTTCCAGCGACCCTCATACGCCCAATGAAATTTATGCAATCGAAAATGAAACGATCCGCAGAATCACGCATGTGCATGACGACTTTTTGAAGCCATTGGCATTGGCTAGCGTAGAAGGTTTTTCATCTAAAAGCAAAGACGGCACAGTAGTTAATAGTTTATTTTTCTGGCCAGCCAATCAACCAAAAGATAAAAAATTGCCCTTGCTTTTGTGGATACACGGAGGCCCAACCGCACAAGACGATTTTGGTTTTGATTTAACTCCGCAAATTTTTGCGGCACAAGGTTATGCTGTGGCTACCGTTAATTATCGCGGAAGCAGCGGCAGGGGACTTGCTTTTAGCAAAGCTATTTTTGCTGATTGGGGAAATAAAGAAGTAATGGATTTGATTGGAGCCGTCAATCATTTGATATCAATCGGCAAAGTAGATGAAACCAAACTTGGTATTGGAGGTTGGAGCTACGGTGGTATTCTAACCGATTATGTAACCGCTACTGATCCGCGATTTAAGGCTGCGGCCAGTGGGGCAGGAAGTGCACTGCAACTTTCCATGTATGGATCTGATCAATACATTGCCCAGTATGAAAGTGAATTGGGTGTGCCTTGGAAAAATATGGATAAATGGATGAAGGTATCCTACCCATTTTTGAATGTTGAAAAAATAAAAGCGCCAACACTTTATATGGTGGGCGAAAAAGATTTTAATGTGCCCGCGGCCGGCAGCGAACAAATGTACCAAGCATTAAAGTCGTTGGGCGTGCCCACGCAATTTGTAGTTTACCCAGGGCAACACCATGGCATAAGCGTACCGAGCTACCAAAAAGATAGATTAGTTAGGTATTTGGATTGGTACGGAAGATACCTGAAGAAAGAGGAAATGAAGGAAAAGCTTCCCACAAAAAAGTAG
- a CDS encoding FAD:protein FMN transferase: MDNRKKNAIYSLVLLVVFVSIWWWRKSQQPLKLEPMKIEGSTMGTTYHITYFDEQKRNFKASVDSLLVLVNKSINTYDPESEASRFNKGARGFKFELPYLLPPIKKATEVSRASDGAFDPTVMPLVYAWGFGKAKDKPIPTKQKIDSLLQFVGLDKIQFNSDSVWKTDPRAQLDFGGIGQGYGADVVTDFLKAKGIKNMLVELGGEGMACGMNLSSGKAWELGILDPNSTRDSLFFKAYVKLTDKSFTTSGNYFNYRIIDGKKYSHTIDPKTGYQAERAILSSSVFAADASTADAWATAFMVMGHETAIELLKQHPELEVFFIYTSADGKIETYVTPGIKDLIELK; the protein is encoded by the coding sequence ATGGACAATCGAAAGAAGAACGCAATCTATTCGCTGGTGCTGTTGGTGGTTTTTGTTTCTATCTGGTGGTGGCGCAAATCGCAACAGCCACTGAAGCTCGAGCCGATGAAAATTGAAGGAAGCACGATGGGCACTACCTATCACATTACATACTTTGACGAACAAAAAAGAAATTTTAAAGCTTCCGTTGATTCGTTGCTAGTGTTGGTGAACAAGTCGATCAATACATACGACCCTGAATCGGAAGCATCTCGATTCAACAAGGGAGCAAGGGGTTTTAAATTTGAATTGCCGTATTTGTTGCCACCCATAAAAAAGGCGACAGAAGTTTCGAGGGCATCAGATGGGGCGTTTGACCCAACGGTGATGCCGCTGGTGTACGCGTGGGGTTTTGGCAAAGCGAAAGACAAGCCCATTCCTACTAAGCAAAAAATCGATTCGTTATTGCAGTTTGTGGGATTGGACAAAATTCAATTTAATAGTGATAGTGTTTGGAAAACCGATCCACGTGCACAGTTAGATTTTGGGGGCATCGGTCAGGGCTATGGTGCAGATGTAGTTACAGATTTTTTGAAAGCGAAGGGAATTAAAAATATGTTGGTGGAGTTAGGTGGAGAAGGTATGGCTTGTGGAATGAACTTATCATCGGGCAAAGCGTGGGAGCTTGGGATTTTGGACCCAAACTCAACACGCGACAGTCTATTTTTTAAAGCGTATGTAAAGCTTACGGATAAATCATTCACTACTTCTGGAAATTATTTTAACTACCGGATTATTGATGGCAAAAAATATTCTCATACCATCGACCCGAAGACTGGCTACCAAGCGGAGCGGGCGATTTTAAGTTCATCGGTGTTTGCGGCAGATGCCAGCACGGCAGATGCGTGGGCCACGGCTTTTATGGTGATGGGGCACGAGACGGCTATTGAATTGTTGAAACAACACCCCGAGTTGGAGGTGTTTTTTATTTATACTTCTGCGGATGGAAAGATTGAGACGTATGTTACTCCGGGGATAAAGGATTTGATTGAACTTAAATAG
- the ruvB gene encoding Holliday junction branch migration DNA helicase RuvB: MREDYLKADGEGLDSGERDLEKALRPLAFEDFSGQKKVVDNIKIFVQAAKQRSESLDHVLLHGPPGLGKTTLSFIIANELGSQIKITSGPVLDKPSDLAGLLTNLETNDVLFIDEIHRLNPIVEEYLYSAMEDFRIDIMLDSGPNARSVQISLNPFTLIGATTRAGLLTSPLRARFGINARLEYYDSSLLTKIVKRSAAILATPIVDDAAYEIARRSRGTPRIANNLLKRTRDFAQIKGDGTITKAIAQMALSALDVDENGLDDMDNRILTTIIEKFKGGPVGLTTIATAVGEEAETIEEMYEPFLIQEGYIKRTSRGREATELAYKHLKIVIPPSAKGPGLFD, from the coding sequence ATGCGAGAAGATTATTTAAAAGCCGATGGCGAAGGCCTTGACTCGGGAGAGCGTGATTTAGAGAAAGCATTGCGACCACTAGCCTTTGAAGATTTTAGCGGACAAAAGAAAGTAGTCGATAACATCAAAATATTTGTGCAGGCCGCCAAGCAACGCAGCGAGTCGCTTGACCATGTGCTGTTGCATGGCCCGCCCGGGTTGGGCAAAACCACGTTGTCGTTTATCATAGCAAACGAACTAGGCTCTCAAATCAAAATCACCTCTGGCCCTGTGCTGGATAAACCCAGCGACTTGGCCGGCCTTCTTACCAACTTAGAAACCAACGATGTATTGTTCATCGATGAAATCCATCGGCTCAACCCGATTGTGGAAGAATATCTCTACTCGGCCATGGAAGATTTCCGCATCGACATTATGCTCGATAGCGGCCCAAATGCCCGTTCGGTACAAATCAGTTTGAACCCGTTTACGTTGATTGGAGCCACCACACGCGCAGGCCTATTAACATCACCACTTCGCGCTCGCTTTGGCATCAATGCCCGATTAGAATATTACGACTCTTCGCTATTGACCAAAATTGTAAAGCGTTCCGCGGCCATCTTGGCTACGCCTATTGTGGACGATGCTGCGTATGAAATCGCCAGGCGCAGTCGGGGCACACCTCGTATTGCCAACAATCTACTCAAGCGCACCCGCGACTTTGCCCAGATAAAAGGAGATGGCACCATCACCAAAGCCATTGCTCAAATGGCACTCAGTGCATTGGATGTAGATGAGAACGGACTGGATGATATGGACAATCGCATCCTCACCACCATCATTGAAAAATTCAAAGGCGGCCCTGTAGGATTAACCACTATTGCCACGGCCGTAGGCGAAGAGGCGGAAACCATCGAAGAAATGTATGAGCCTTTCTTGATTCAAGAGGGGTATATCAAGCGAACCTCACGCGGCCGCGAGGCAACGGAGTTGGCCTACAAACACTTGAAGATTGTCATTCCTCCTTCGGCCAAAGGACCCGGGTTATTTGATTAA
- the mtgA gene encoding monofunctional biosynthetic peptidoglycan transglycosylase, whose amino-acid sequence MNLPFLKPFLKKLKKLVLILLIAQLVYIVLLKWVNPPITITQFTNWMEGNGLKRDYISYKEMSPNIKLAVMASEDQLFPDHNGFDVESIKKAWSEKSKKRKRVRGASTISQQVAKNVFLWQGRSWVRKGLEVYFTFMIELIWGKERILEVYLNVAEMGKGIFGVEAASRNYFKKPAKKMTRAEAAMIAACLPNPKKFRVQPPSNYISRRYPQIMVQMNNIEPDEDIQELLQAPLKK is encoded by the coding sequence ATGAATTTACCCTTCCTCAAACCTTTCTTAAAAAAGCTCAAGAAGCTTGTTCTCATTCTCTTAATTGCTCAGCTCGTTTATATTGTTTTGTTGAAATGGGTCAACCCACCTATTACCATTACTCAGTTTACCAATTGGATGGAAGGCAATGGATTGAAAAGAGACTATATTTCATACAAAGAAATGTCGCCCAATATCAAGTTGGCGGTCATGGCATCCGAAGACCAGCTTTTCCCAGACCACAATGGGTTTGATGTTGAAAGCATTAAAAAAGCATGGAGTGAAAAAAGCAAGAAACGAAAGCGTGTTCGGGGCGCATCTACTATCAGCCAACAAGTGGCTAAAAATGTTTTTCTGTGGCAAGGCCGCAGTTGGGTGCGTAAAGGCTTGGAGGTATACTTTACATTTATGATTGAATTGATTTGGGGAAAGGAAAGGATTTTGGAAGTCTACTTGAATGTGGCCGAAATGGGAAAAGGGATTTTTGGTGTAGAAGCAGCTTCAAGAAATTACTTCAAAAAGCCTGCGAAAAAAATGACCCGTGCCGAAGCCGCCATGATTGCCGCCTGTCTGCCCAATCCTAAAAAGTTTCGTGTCCAACCACCATCTAACTACATCAGCAGAAGATATCCACAGATAATGGTTCAGATGAACAACATCGAACCCGATGAAGATATTCAAGAATTATTACAAGCCCCTTTAAAAAAGTAA
- the queG gene encoding tRNA epoxyqueuosine(34) reductase QueG — translation MNHTKSAEYSSLIKRYASQFGFSFCGISKAEFLEEEAPRLEEWLKRGYQGKMSYLENHFDKRLDPRLLVPEAKSVVSLVYNYFPKKDLSAISSAKVESPSSKASEGKLKIAKYAYGEDYHFVVKEKLKEFLALIQSEIGEVNGRAFVDSAPVHERAWAKKSGIGWVGKNSLLLNREVGSFFFLAELILDLELEPDGPIKDYCGTCTACMDACPTDAIPQPYVVDGSKCISYFTIELKEEIPTDVKGKFENWIFGCDICQDVCPWNRFSKPHEEKKFFPHPDLEKMTRADWQEITEDVFEKLFKKSAVRRTKLGGLKRNIKFISQI, via the coding sequence TTGAACCATACAAAATCGGCAGAGTATTCTTCCTTAATAAAAAGGTACGCTTCCCAATTCGGCTTCAGTTTCTGCGGCATATCGAAGGCCGAGTTCTTAGAAGAAGAAGCACCACGGTTGGAAGAATGGCTCAAGCGAGGCTACCAAGGCAAAATGAGTTACCTCGAAAATCATTTTGATAAACGCCTAGACCCACGATTGCTAGTGCCGGAAGCAAAATCGGTGGTAAGTTTGGTTTACAATTATTTCCCAAAAAAGGACTTGTCGGCTATCTCTTCCGCGAAGGTAGAAAGTCCCTCCTCCAAAGCTTCAGAGGGTAAATTAAAAATCGCCAAATACGCTTACGGAGAAGACTACCACTTTGTTGTAAAGGAAAAGTTGAAAGAATTTTTAGCGTTGATTCAATCTGAAATTGGTGAGGTGAACGGCAGAGCGTTTGTCGATTCTGCCCCTGTGCATGAGCGTGCATGGGCAAAAAAATCGGGTATCGGTTGGGTTGGAAAAAATTCACTGTTGCTGAACCGCGAAGTGGGCAGCTTCTTTTTTTTGGCTGAACTGATTTTAGATTTAGAACTAGAACCCGATGGCCCTATCAAAGATTACTGCGGCACCTGCACAGCTTGTATGGATGCGTGCCCTACGGATGCTATTCCGCAACCTTATGTGGTAGATGGAAGCAAATGCATTTCGTATTTCACCATCGAGTTGAAAGAAGAAATCCCCACAGATGTAAAAGGCAAATTTGAAAACTGGATTTTTGGCTGCGACATTTGCCAAGACGTTTGCCCGTGGAATCGCTTTTCGAAACCACATGAAGAAAAAAAATTCTTTCCCCACCCCGATCTAGAAAAAATGACTCGTGCCGATTGGCAAGAAATCACCGAAGATGTTTTTGAAAAGCTCTTTAAAAAGTCGGCTGTTAGGCGAACCAAGCTAGGGGGCTTGAAAAGGAATATTAAATTTATTTCTCAGATCTGA